A stretch of the uncultured Desulfobacter sp. genome encodes the following:
- a CDS encoding multiheme c-type cytochrome: MKKKLSVLLTGIFIIGIFPSTVLCSDVQMNIPKSKSFRIERSMSPEAMACIECHKKQHPGIFSDWAASRHASANITCYDCHVAEAHDPDVSQSHFKEYEANDTKYGQKKYMVPVSAVVTPKDCSRCHPDEAMQYSKSKHANTLEIIWKIDPWLNDGMNSDFERINGCYHCHGTILSLKDKELDPATWPNVGVGRLNLDGSKGSCSSCHTRHRFSVMEARKPQACGQCHLGPDHPQIEIFTESKHGDIYDAFGDEYNWTAAPGTWSPGVDFRGPTCASCHMSGAGSVMTSHDVTERLSWELQAPLTVRPEEFKALPAQTNWKEERAKMQEVCMQCHGKRWTESHYSQMDQTIKEYNDVYFKPAKAKLDELYEKGLLDKTRFFDEPLEVEYYELWHHEGRRARMGAAMMAPDYSWWHGFYECKKRFNAFMEEANHLIKTGKKSYKAENYPNATGSTTKPPEIFK; this comes from the coding sequence ATGAAGAAAAAATTGAGTGTATTGCTAACGGGTATATTTATCATCGGTATTTTCCCATCCACAGTGTTGTGTTCGGATGTTCAGATGAATATACCAAAATCAAAATCATTCAGGATTGAACGGTCCATGTCACCCGAGGCCATGGCATGTATCGAATGCCATAAAAAACAGCATCCCGGCATTTTCTCTGACTGGGCGGCCAGCCGACATGCCAGTGCCAACATCACCTGTTACGACTGTCACGTCGCAGAAGCCCATGATCCTGACGTCAGCCAGTCCCATTTTAAAGAGTACGAGGCAAATGACACGAAATACGGGCAGAAAAAATATATGGTGCCGGTCTCTGCTGTGGTTACACCCAAAGACTGTTCTCGTTGTCATCCGGATGAGGCAATGCAATACAGCAAAAGTAAACACGCAAATACCCTTGAAATTATTTGGAAGATAGATCCCTGGCTTAACGATGGAATGAATAGTGATTTTGAGCGGATAAACGGCTGCTATCATTGCCATGGCACCATTTTAAGTTTGAAAGATAAAGAACTTGATCCGGCAACTTGGCCCAATGTCGGTGTAGGAAGGCTGAACCTTGACGGCAGTAAAGGCAGTTGCAGTAGTTGTCATACGAGGCATCGTTTTTCTGTTATGGAGGCTAGAAAACCCCAGGCCTGTGGGCAATGTCACCTTGGTCCGGATCATCCCCAGATTGAAATCTTTACAGAATCAAAGCATGGAGATATTTACGATGCTTTTGGAGATGAATATAACTGGACAGCCGCACCGGGAACCTGGAGTCCTGGTGTTGATTTCAGGGGACCAACCTGTGCCTCATGCCATATGTCAGGTGCGGGCAGTGTAATGACGTCCCATGATGTCACCGAAAGATTGTCCTGGGAATTGCAAGCTCCGTTGACGGTTAGACCTGAAGAGTTCAAAGCACTTCCGGCCCAGACCAACTGGAAGGAAGAACGGGCTAAAATGCAGGAAGTCTGCATGCAGTGCCACGGAAAAAGATGGACCGAATCCCATTACAGTCAGATGGATCAAACCATCAAAGAATACAATGACGTATATTTCAAACCGGCAAAAGCTAAGCTTGACGAGCTTTATGAAAAAGGACTGCTCGACAAGACCCGTTTCTTTGATGAGCCCCTTGAGGTGGAGTATTATGAATTATGGCACCACGAAGGGCGAAGGGCAAGAATGGGGGCGGCAATGATGGCACCGGACTATTCTTGGTGGCACGGATTTTATGAATGCAAAAAACGCTTCAATGCGTTCATGGAAGAAGCCAACCACTTGATTAAAACCGGTAAAAAGTCTTACAAAGCTGAAAATTATCCCAATGCGACTGGGAGTACCACAAAACCACCAGAAATTTTTAAATAA
- a CDS encoding NapC/NirT family cytochrome c yields the protein MNKILKPIIFILIGIIIAFPVFSLTYYTMARTSTPGFCASCHEIQPAFNAWKTSTHVNNAQGFVADCMDCHLPAPQDTVNFFYTKTIHGIKDVFVHFAYGTYDREKSREHAYATFKNAQCQKCHRNLLNIPDKRGAMLAHRTVLYPKKGYEKKCVDCHRNLVHVDSEIYKYKQKQAPYRAMGIQDL from the coding sequence ATGAACAAAATACTCAAACCTATAATTTTTATTTTGATCGGCATTATTATAGCCTTTCCTGTATTCAGCCTGACCTATTACACAATGGCAAGAACATCAACGCCCGGATTTTGCGCCTCCTGCCACGAGATTCAACCTGCCTTTAACGCATGGAAGACGTCTACACACGTAAACAACGCCCAGGGGTTTGTCGCTGATTGTATGGACTGCCACCTGCCTGCCCCACAGGATACAGTAAACTTCTTTTATACAAAGACGATCCACGGCATCAAAGATGTATTTGTTCATTTTGCCTATGGGACTTATGACCGGGAAAAGAGCCGTGAACACGCCTATGCAACATTTAAAAATGCGCAATGCCAAAAATGTCATCGAAATCTTTTGAATATCCCAGATAAAAGAGGGGCTATGCTGGCCCACCGCACAGTTCTATACCCTAAAAAAGGATATGAAAAAAAATGTGTTGACTGCCATAGAAATCTTGTTCATGTGGACAGCGAAATTTATAAATACAAACAGAAACAGGCGCCATACAGAGCAATGGGAATTCAGGATTTATAA
- a CDS encoding PAS domain S-box protein: MNNEFMESLIEQNPDAIIFADIKGTIQVWNMAAEHIFGFSKEEAVGASLDIIIPENLRKAHWRGFKQAIQIGKTKYAGKFLPTKSLHADGSVIYVDLGFSIVLDFANNVIGALSSVRDITTKYKEDRKIRKRLSELENIQK; the protein is encoded by the coding sequence ATGAATAACGAATTCATGGAGAGCCTTATTGAACAAAATCCCGATGCAATAATATTTGCCGATATAAAAGGCACAATACAAGTATGGAATATGGCGGCCGAACATATTTTTGGATTTAGCAAAGAAGAAGCTGTCGGAGCGAGCTTAGATATTATAATTCCGGAAAACTTACGAAAGGCTCACTGGCGAGGATTTAAACAAGCTATTCAAATTGGGAAAACTAAGTATGCCGGCAAATTTCTGCCTACGAAATCTTTACATGCAGATGGATCTGTTATTTACGTTGATCTCGGTTTCTCTATTGTTTTAGATTTCGCAAATAATGTTATTGGAGCGTTGTCAAGCGTAAGAGATATTACCACAAAATATAAGGAAGATCGGAAGATTCGAAAAAGATTGTCCGAGTTAGAAAATATTCAAAAATAA